One window of Atribacter laminatus genomic DNA carries:
- the argJ gene encoding bifunctional glutamate N-acetyltransferase/amino-acid acetyltransferase ArgJ, giving the protein MGKEMIQQSGGLDIVEGFFTRGVHCGIKKSNNDLAIIFSEIPATAAAVFTTNQVCAAPVNLTRRNLEKHHKFQLVVINSGVANACTGSKGVDDAIQMAQMAAREFNIKDPSLVAVASTGVIGDFLPLNKIEIGIKKAHDFYPDNPSGHDTARAIMTTDTFKKEKAVSFFIDGQECNMAGIAKGSGMIKPNMATMLGFIITDAAIDPKSLQKALKGAVDMSFNRVTVDGDTSTNDMVLLMANGKRGKMMINENHPDFFIFQEALNQVCQDLAKDIARDGEGATKFINVVVQKARNESEARAVAFTVAESPLVKTAFFGEDPNWGRIMAAVGRSGISIQPEKINIVFNGVPFVEEGMGNQKMTRNELRTVVQTKELEILIDLGLGSASFNVWTCDFSYDYVKINSHYS; this is encoded by the coding sequence GTGGGAAAGGAAATGATTCAACAATCAGGTGGTTTGGATATTGTAGAAGGTTTTTTTACCCGAGGAGTACATTGTGGAATAAAGAAATCGAATAATGATTTAGCAATAATTTTTTCTGAAATTCCAGCGACTGCTGCTGCAGTTTTTACTACCAATCAAGTATGTGCAGCTCCAGTTAATCTAACTCGAAGAAACTTAGAGAAGCATCACAAATTTCAACTGGTGGTTATAAACAGCGGTGTTGCCAATGCCTGTACCGGATCGAAAGGTGTGGACGATGCGATACAAATGGCTCAAATGGCAGCCCGAGAATTTAATATAAAGGATCCTTCCTTAGTAGCAGTGGCTTCTACTGGGGTGATTGGCGACTTTCTTCCTTTAAATAAGATTGAAATTGGTATCAAGAAAGCTCATGATTTTTATCCTGATAATCCATCGGGACATGATACGGCTCGGGCAATAATGACAACTGATACTTTTAAGAAAGAAAAAGCAGTTTCTTTTTTTATCGATGGTCAAGAATGTAACATGGCAGGAATAGCAAAAGGATCGGGAATGATAAAGCCCAACATGGCGACCATGCTCGGCTTTATCATAACTGATGCGGCTATTGATCCAAAGAGCTTACAAAAAGCCTTAAAGGGCGCAGTAGACATGAGCTTTAACCGAGTTACAGTTGATGGTGACACGAGTACCAACGATATGGTTCTGTTGATGGCAAACGGTAAAAGAGGGAAAATGATGATTAATGAAAATCATCCTGATTTCTTCATTTTTCAAGAAGCTCTCAATCAAGTTTGTCAAGATTTGGCCAAAGATATTGCTCGTGATGGAGAGGGAGCTACTAAATTCATCAATGTCGTCGTTCAAAAAGCAAGGAACGAATCGGAGGCTCGAGCGGTGGCATTCACGGTTGCTGAGTCACCCCTGGTTAAAACCGCTTTCTTTGGAGAAGATCCAAATTGGGGACGGATTATGGCAGCGGTTGGCCGGAGTGGTATTTCAATTCAACCTGAAAAAATTAATATAGTGTTTAATGGAGTTCCTTTTGTTGAAGAAGGTATGGGAAATCAAAAAATGACTCGGAATGAATTACGGACGGTTGTTCAGACTAAAGAATTGGAGATACTGATCGATTTAGGATTGGGTAGTGCTAGTTTCAATGTCTGGACTTGTGATTTTTCTTATGATTACGTAAAGATTAATAGTCATTATAGTTGA
- the argH gene encoding argininosuccinate lyase, which yields MRLWGSRMGKDLDQEVADFSTSINEDQQLYWFDIIGSLAHCKMLRKIEILNETEAVQIQKGLVQLLRDIEKNQIDLSIYEDIHSAIEMNLKQKIGKPAEKLHTARSRNDQIVLDERLYLREKIIHLIQEINGLQKGFLNLVQKYPDLVMPGYTHLQPAQPVLFAHHLMAYFFMLQRDAERLKDALTRFNQLPLGAGALAGTSIPIDRKYVAQLLAFPAVQVNSMDVVADRDYLLEILGALSIAFLHLSRFGEELVLWSSPGFQFIIIDDAFTTGSSIMPQKKNPDIAELIRGKAGEVIASWISLVITLKGLPLTYNRDLQQDKPPLLRAINECEKTFHIAARLINNIQPNPEKMEAALQKGFLTATDLCEYLVGKGVPFRKAHEVVGSIVREQASQDKSLHDLNYEELEKYIDCIDREVMVVLDEKQSINRKQSEGSTSPREVKKQIVIAQKLLDQWKAYYTCIEKEWQSKYELLLSGE from the coding sequence ATGCGCTTGTGGGGAAGCCGAATGGGCAAGGACTTGGATCAAGAAGTTGCTGATTTTTCAACTTCGATAAATGAAGATCAACAGCTTTACTGGTTTGATATTATTGGTAGTCTTGCCCATTGTAAAATGCTTCGAAAAATTGAAATTTTGAACGAAACCGAAGCGGTTCAGATACAAAAAGGCCTTGTCCAGCTTTTAAGAGATATAGAAAAAAATCAAATTGATCTCAGTATCTACGAAGATATTCATAGTGCTATAGAAATGAACTTGAAACAGAAGATTGGAAAGCCGGCTGAAAAATTGCACACAGCGAGAAGTCGTAATGATCAGATAGTTCTTGATGAGCGCTTGTATTTAAGAGAAAAAATTATTCATCTCATTCAGGAGATCAATGGCCTTCAAAAAGGATTCCTGAATTTAGTTCAAAAATATCCTGATTTGGTAATGCCCGGATATACTCATCTCCAACCTGCGCAGCCGGTTCTTTTTGCTCACCATCTTATGGCATATTTCTTTATGCTGCAAAGAGATGCTGAGAGACTAAAAGATGCTCTTACCCGTTTCAATCAATTGCCATTGGGGGCTGGGGCATTGGCTGGGACTTCGATCCCTATTGACCGAAAATATGTAGCTCAACTGCTGGCGTTTCCCGCGGTACAAGTAAACAGCATGGATGTGGTAGCTGATCGGGATTATCTTCTTGAAATTCTTGGTGCATTATCAATTGCCTTTCTCCATTTAAGCCGTTTTGGCGAGGAATTAGTGCTTTGGAGCTCACCGGGTTTTCAATTTATTATCATAGATGATGCTTTTACGACTGGTTCGAGCATTATGCCGCAGAAAAAAAATCCAGATATAGCCGAACTCATAAGGGGGAAAGCCGGTGAAGTTATTGCATCCTGGATCAGTTTAGTGATAACCTTGAAAGGGCTTCCTTTAACCTATAATCGAGATTTACAACAAGATAAACCGCCTCTTTTAAGAGCTATAAATGAATGTGAAAAAACCTTTCATATAGCAGCTCGTTTGATTAACAATATTCAGCCTAATCCAGAGAAAATGGAAGCCGCCTTGCAAAAGGGATTTCTCACTGCCACTGACCTCTGCGAATATTTAGTTGGGAAAGGTGTTCCCTTTCGAAAGGCACATGAGGTAGTGGGATCAATTGTACGTGAGCAAGCTTCTCAAGATAAAAGCTTGCATGACCTTAATTATGAAGAATTGGAAAAATATATTGATTGTATTGATAGAGAGGTTATGGTAGTTCTTGACGAAAAACAATCAATAAACCGAAAGCAATCAGAGGGGAGTACATCGCCCCGGGAAGTAAAAAAACAAATAGTAATTGCTCAAAAGCTTTTAGATCAATGGAAGGCATATTATACTTGTATAGAAAAAGAATGGCAAAGTAAATATGAGCTATTACTCAGTGGCGAGTAG
- the mnmG gene encoding tRNA uridine-5-carboxymethylaminomethyl(34) synthesis enzyme MnmG gives MDYHYDVIVIGGGHAGSEAAHISAVMGLKTLLITNSIHHIALMPCNPAIGGPGKGHVVMEIDALGGLMAKATDLCTIHIKKVNTGKGPAVQTLRAQTQRDRYSLIIREYLEKTSLLSIFQGEASDLILNSNGEISGVKTFQGTQFQCRSVVIATGTFLNGVIKIGEMSYPAGRQGEFPANHLSQSLRQKGFQTGRLNTCTPPRIDKRTIDFKKCDEQKSDDLPLCFSWESTPRVYKESSVFLTRTNEKTCEIIRKNFERSPLLYHFSDSSPVRECPSLEDKVYRFPDRLSHLVFLEPEGENSNEIYVQGVFTSLPEEVQWQILHSIPGIENCHIIRPGYGIEYDFIPPTQLKPSLESKLIPGLFFAGQINGTSGYEEAAGQGILAGMNAGRYAHNKPAIILQRDESYIGVMVDDLVTKGIQEPYRLRTGKVEYRLLIRHSNADIRLAEYGYQAGTISQSRYQMIREKKNIITQELKRLEKTSIFPTVDLNRLLGKKHTSPLSEPARISSVLTRPQISYYDLSPFDPDRPFLSPDIIEEVEIQTKYRGYIERQIRSVEEFRQMESRPIPLDFPFDRLKILSREAQEQLQILRPTTLGQASRIRGVTPSDLAALLILLEKFRKERQ, from the coding sequence ATGGATTATCATTACGATGTGATTGTCATTGGTGGAGGCCATGCTGGTTCTGAAGCCGCACATATTTCAGCTGTGATGGGATTGAAAACTCTTCTGATCACAAATTCGATTCACCACATAGCTCTTATGCCCTGTAATCCAGCAATTGGTGGACCAGGTAAAGGACATGTAGTCATGGAAATCGATGCTTTGGGAGGTTTGATGGCCAAAGCAACCGACCTATGTACCATCCATATCAAAAAAGTAAACACCGGTAAAGGACCTGCCGTTCAAACTCTCCGCGCCCAAACCCAACGAGATCGTTATAGCCTGATCATCCGGGAATATTTAGAAAAAACTTCTTTATTATCAATTTTTCAGGGAGAAGCATCCGATCTGATACTCAATTCAAATGGCGAAATATCTGGAGTAAAAACCTTTCAAGGTACTCAATTTCAGTGTCGATCAGTTGTCATAGCAACTGGTACTTTTCTGAATGGAGTAATTAAGATCGGCGAAATGAGTTATCCAGCCGGTCGTCAGGGTGAGTTCCCAGCCAATCATCTCAGTCAATCACTTCGTCAAAAGGGATTTCAAACTGGTCGCTTGAATACTTGTACTCCACCCCGGATTGACAAAAGAACCATCGATTTTAAAAAATGTGACGAACAAAAAAGTGATGACCTACCCCTCTGTTTTTCATGGGAAAGTACTCCTCGAGTTTATAAAGAGTCATCGGTTTTTCTAACTCGAACCAATGAAAAAACCTGTGAAATAATTCGTAAAAATTTTGAACGTTCGCCTCTTCTTTACCATTTCAGTGATAGTTCCCCGGTTCGGGAGTGTCCTTCTCTGGAAGATAAGGTATATCGATTCCCTGATCGTTTGAGTCACTTGGTTTTTCTTGAACCGGAAGGTGAAAATAGCAATGAAATTTACGTTCAAGGGGTATTCACATCGCTTCCAGAGGAGGTTCAGTGGCAAATCCTTCATTCAATACCCGGAATAGAAAACTGTCATATCATCCGACCTGGATATGGAATAGAATATGATTTTATTCCCCCTACCCAACTTAAACCGTCACTGGAAAGCAAGTTAATTCCTGGCCTCTTTTTTGCTGGACAAATCAACGGGACATCCGGGTACGAAGAAGCTGCCGGTCAGGGTATTTTAGCCGGAATGAATGCCGGACGCTATGCTCATAATAAACCGGCTATAATTTTACAACGCGATGAAAGCTATATAGGAGTTATGGTCGATGACCTAGTCACCAAAGGGATCCAAGAGCCTTATCGTCTCCGAACCGGTAAAGTCGAATACCGACTTCTCATTCGCCATAGCAATGCTGACATTCGATTAGCAGAATATGGATACCAAGCGGGAACAATCTCACAGAGTCGATATCAGATGATTCGAGAAAAGAAAAACATCATTACTCAAGAACTAAAACGCCTTGAAAAAACCAGCATTTTCCCAACAGTAGATTTAAACCGGCTTTTAGGGAAAAAACACACGAGTCCTTTGTCAGAGCCAGCTCGAATAAGTTCCGTCCTTACCAGACCACAAATTAGTTACTACGACCTTTCTCCTTTTGATCCTGATCGACCCTTTCTTTCTCCTGATATAATTGAAGAAGTTGAAATACAAACCAAATATCGCGGGTATATCGAGAGACAGATTAGATCGGTTGAAGAATTCCGCCAAATGGAAAGTCGGCCGATTCCACTCGACTTTCCATTTGATCGGCTTAAAATACTTTCTCGGGAGGCTCAAGAACAGCTGCAGATTTTACGTCCAACTACTCTGGGGCAAGCTTCGCGAATCCGGGGGGTTACGCCTTCTGATCTGGCGGCGTTATTGATCCTTTTGGAGAAATTTCGAAAAGAAAGGCAATAA
- a CDS encoding aspartate aminotransferase family protein, with product MNSDQVIQMENENMLATYARLPIVIKTGKGCIVYDPEGKPYLDFVAGIAVNLLGYGYQPLINAIIEQSRELIHASNLYYTVPQTQLAKDLISVSGFDRVFFNNSGAEANEIALKMARFYGRRKHGNRYKFITFSRSFHGRTFLTLTATAQEKFHHDLEPLVSGMSYADLNKIETVMKVIDDETCGIIVEPVQGEGGIFCSKASFLQKIREICDERDIILIFDEIQCGMGRSGKFFAFENYSVKPDVITLAKGLGGGLPIGAVLVNEKIVNITRKGDQGSTFGGNPVCTRAAQVVVNTIAQSDFLKNVIETGEYLQQQLNRTQQKFSDLIQEIRGIGLMWGMQIPGKAKLIVEKMLEKGVIVNAANDDVVRFLPPLVVGKKEIDLMVKSLDEVLLNI from the coding sequence ATGAATAGCGATCAAGTTATTCAAATGGAAAACGAAAATATGTTGGCAACCTATGCTCGGCTACCAATCGTGATAAAAACTGGCAAAGGATGTATAGTATATGATCCGGAAGGAAAACCATATTTGGATTTTGTTGCTGGAATTGCTGTGAATCTTTTAGGATATGGGTATCAACCTTTGATTAATGCTATCATTGAGCAATCTCGTGAACTGATTCATGCTTCCAACCTTTATTACACTGTTCCTCAAACTCAATTAGCTAAGGACTTGATTAGTGTTTCTGGATTTGATCGAGTATTTTTTAATAATAGTGGGGCTGAAGCCAATGAAATAGCTTTAAAAATGGCTCGTTTCTATGGAAGAAGAAAGCATGGAAACCGTTATAAATTTATAACTTTTTCTCGGTCCTTCCATGGACGAACTTTTTTAACTCTAACAGCTACCGCTCAGGAAAAATTCCATCATGACCTGGAACCCTTGGTGAGTGGAATGAGTTATGCAGACTTGAATAAGATAGAAACCGTTATGAAAGTCATTGATGATGAAACCTGTGGAATCATTGTTGAGCCGGTTCAAGGAGAAGGGGGGATTTTTTGTAGTAAAGCCTCTTTTCTTCAAAAAATTCGCGAAATATGTGATGAGCGAGATATTATTTTGATATTTGATGAAATACAATGCGGAATGGGTCGAAGCGGTAAATTTTTTGCTTTCGAAAATTATAGTGTGAAACCTGATGTTATTACTTTAGCCAAAGGTTTAGGTGGAGGACTCCCCATAGGAGCAGTTTTAGTAAACGAAAAAATTGTAAACATAACTCGAAAGGGAGACCAAGGTAGTACTTTTGGAGGAAATCCAGTTTGTACTCGGGCCGCTCAGGTTGTGGTTAATACTATTGCTCAATCTGATTTTTTGAAAAATGTTATTGAAACCGGAGAGTATTTACAACAACAACTAAACCGAACCCAACAAAAGTTTAGCGATTTGATCCAAGAAATTCGTGGCATTGGCTTGATGTGGGGTATGCAAATTCCTGGAAAAGCCAAATTAATCGTCGAAAAGATGTTGGAAAAAGGGGTTATAGTTAATGCGGCAAACGATGATGTAGTCAGGTTTCTTCCGCCTCTTGTTGTTGGTAAAAAAGAAATAGACCTAATGGTAAAAAGCTTGGATGAGGTTTTATTAAACATTTAA
- a CDS encoding argininosuccinate synthase, giving the protein MSKRKKIVLAYSGGLDTSVAIRWLQEKYDADVYAVTLDLGQGKDLDGVQKKALSIGAKEALVFDVREEFLSKYVLPALWANAIYEKRYPLATALSRPLIAKYLVQVAEEKGATYIAHGCTGKGNDQVRIEVSVAALNPDLQIIAPARIWGWTREEEIEWAHANGIPVPVTVDSPYSIDVNIWGRSIECGVLEDPWAEPPEDIYQWTLSPEKAPDEPATIEIGFENGIPKLLKGQFYSLVNMVEELNTIGGSQGFGRVDHVENRLVGIKSREIYECPAALLLLDAYKDLENLVMPREVTHFKSILEEKYSLMVYEGLWFSPLREALDAFMQKIADRVSGSIRIKLYKGNMQITGRKSENSLYDFALATYDKGDRFDHASAEGFIKLWGLPTKIDAIARKKTDQ; this is encoded by the coding sequence ATGAGTAAACGAAAAAAGATAGTTCTTGCTTATTCGGGAGGTCTCGATACCTCAGTAGCAATTCGCTGGCTTCAAGAGAAATACGATGCCGACGTTTATGCGGTAACCTTAGACTTGGGTCAGGGAAAAGACCTGGATGGAGTTCAAAAAAAAGCTCTGAGTATTGGAGCCAAAGAAGCCTTGGTTTTTGATGTCCGAGAAGAATTCCTTAGTAAATATGTCTTGCCGGCTTTGTGGGCAAATGCAATTTATGAAAAACGCTATCCCTTGGCAACGGCATTATCCAGACCATTGATTGCCAAATATCTAGTTCAAGTCGCTGAGGAAAAAGGAGCAACCTATATTGCCCATGGTTGCACCGGGAAGGGAAATGACCAGGTTAGGATCGAAGTATCGGTGGCAGCTTTAAATCCTGATTTACAGATTATCGCTCCAGCTCGGATATGGGGTTGGACGCGAGAGGAAGAAATAGAATGGGCTCATGCTAATGGAATACCGGTTCCAGTGACAGTTGATAGCCCTTATAGTATTGATGTTAACATCTGGGGTCGAAGCATAGAATGTGGTGTATTAGAAGACCCTTGGGCTGAGCCTCCTGAAGACATATATCAATGGACTCTTTCACCAGAAAAAGCACCCGATGAACCAGCTACCATTGAAATTGGCTTTGAGAATGGTATACCCAAGTTACTAAAAGGTCAGTTTTATTCACTGGTCAACATGGTCGAAGAATTAAATACTATTGGTGGTTCCCAGGGTTTTGGAAGAGTAGATCATGTCGAAAACCGTTTGGTGGGAATAAAATCCCGTGAAATATATGAATGTCCGGCTGCTCTTCTCCTCCTCGATGCGTATAAAGATTTAGAAAACTTAGTTATGCCCCGAGAAGTCACTCATTTTAAATCGATACTGGAAGAAAAATATTCTTTAATGGTTTACGAGGGACTATGGTTCTCCCCCCTTCGGGAAGCTTTGGATGCCTTTATGCAAAAGATTGCCGATAGAGTAAGCGGATCGATTCGAATTAAACTTTACAAAGGAAACATGCAGATTACTGGCAGAAAATCCGAAAACTCATTATACGATTTTGCTTTGGCAACTTATGATAAAGGTGATCGTTTTGATCACGCTTCTGCTGAGGGATTTATTAAGCTCTGGGGATTACCGACCAAAATAGATGCTATTGCTCGGAAAAAAACTGACCAGTAA
- a CDS encoding glutamine synthetase family protein yields the protein MGIQFLRLQFVDVLGIPKNVEIPAKRLPQALSDGVNFDGSSIEGFVRIEESDMKLVPDLDTFMFCPWEKDDRVARIICDVKKSDGNDFEGCSRTNLKRILKEIRTKGFEMNIGTEAEFFMFKWDEKGKPYTTDKGSYFDLLPLDHEEQLRRDMVIALEELNFNIEASHHEVAPGQHEIDFQYGDALKIADNLITLKLGIKTLAIQNGYVATFMPKPVYGVPGSGMHTHLSLFQDGENAFYEANSPDGLSNIARGFIAGLLQHAPAFTAIINPLINSYKRLVPGYEAPVYIAWAEKNRSPLVRVPPQRGSGTRAELRSPDPSCNPYLAFSVIIKSGLDGIEKILDPGKPCNNVNLYEMSCAEREEWGIRNLPRNLGEALEELEKDETVKCALTPHILDYFLNAKQREWEEFQRMVHPWEVDRYLELY from the coding sequence ATGGGTATTCAGTTCCTTCGCTTACAATTTGTTGATGTGTTAGGTATTCCAAAAAATGTAGAAATACCAGCAAAACGTCTCCCCCAAGCTCTGAGTGATGGGGTGAATTTTGATGGTTCTTCAATTGAAGGATTTGTTCGAATTGAGGAGTCAGACATGAAGCTAGTCCCCGATTTAGATACATTCATGTTTTGTCCCTGGGAAAAGGACGATCGGGTGGCGAGAATTATCTGTGACGTAAAGAAATCAGATGGAAATGATTTTGAAGGTTGCTCTCGCACTAATTTAAAAAGAATTTTGAAAGAAATTAGGACTAAAGGTTTTGAAATGAACATTGGAACTGAAGCAGAATTTTTCATGTTTAAATGGGATGAAAAGGGAAAACCCTATACAACCGATAAAGGAAGTTATTTTGACCTTCTTCCCCTTGATCATGAAGAGCAGCTACGAAGAGATATGGTTATTGCCTTAGAAGAGCTCAATTTTAATATTGAAGCCTCTCATCATGAAGTTGCTCCAGGACAGCATGAAATAGATTTTCAGTATGGAGACGCCTTAAAAATTGCCGATAATTTAATTACTCTAAAATTAGGTATAAAAACTTTGGCAATCCAAAATGGCTATGTAGCCACCTTTATGCCAAAACCGGTTTATGGTGTTCCTGGTTCAGGGATGCACACCCATCTTTCCTTATTTCAAGATGGAGAAAACGCTTTTTATGAGGCCAATTCACCTGATGGTTTAAGCAATATTGCCAGAGGCTTTATTGCTGGACTTCTTCAACATGCTCCAGCCTTTACAGCAATTATTAATCCACTTATCAATTCTTATAAACGCTTAGTTCCCGGTTATGAGGCTCCGGTTTATATTGCTTGGGCAGAGAAAAATCGCAGTCCACTGGTCAGAGTCCCGCCCCAGAGAGGGTCTGGTACCCGTGCTGAACTCCGTAGTCCTGACCCATCCTGTAATCCTTATTTAGCTTTTTCGGTCATAATTAAATCTGGATTAGATGGTATAGAAAAAATTCTCGATCCTGGCAAACCATGCAACAATGTAAACCTTTATGAAATGAGCTGTGCAGAAAGGGAAGAATGGGGTATCAGGAACTTACCCCGAAATTTAGGTGAAGCCTTGGAGGAACTTGAAAAAGATGAAACAGTAAAGTGTGCCCTCACTCCGCATATCTTAGATTATTTTTTAAATGCCAAACAAAGGGAATGGGAAGAGTTTCAAAGAATGGTTCATCCCTGGGAAGTTGATCGGTATCTTGAATTATATTGA
- a CDS encoding isoaspartyl peptidase/L-asparaginase family protein gives MLIVVHGGIYVEEIPEISDALKKACSAGHEFLMQKEAVDAVEEAVKVLEDDPRLDAGTGSYPNLLGEIEMSASIMKDDLSCGGVAAIKNIKNPISVARGVMEQTKHVLLVGEGANLFAKLLGFEPYNPMAELTVTTLRKAIEIAENEKNSIYHYYLERARLRLQTLQLGTVGSVAIDSKKQKAAATSTGGIEMQLPGRVGDSPLIGLGNFAGEWGAVSMTGAGEGIIKLGLARKIADWMEEMDAQSAVDRGMALAKKNNVVCGAIALSLREEIGIGNNGGKISFAYWKDGMQEPHSYKNNQ, from the coding sequence ATGCTCATAGTGGTTCATGGTGGAATTTATGTTGAAGAAATTCCAGAAATCTCTGATGCTTTAAAAAAGGCCTGTTCAGCTGGACACGAATTTTTAATGCAAAAAGAAGCTGTAGATGCAGTAGAGGAAGCAGTAAAGGTGTTGGAAGATGACCCTCGTCTTGATGCTGGGACCGGATCATATCCAAATCTATTGGGTGAAATTGAAATGTCGGCCAGCATTATGAAAGATGACTTGTCGTGCGGTGGTGTAGCGGCAATCAAGAATATTAAAAATCCAATTTCGGTTGCCCGGGGAGTAATGGAACAGACTAAACATGTCTTATTGGTGGGTGAAGGCGCTAACCTTTTTGCCAAATTGTTAGGTTTCGAACCCTATAATCCGATGGCTGAACTCACTGTTACCACTTTACGTAAAGCTATTGAAATCGCTGAGAATGAAAAAAATTCTATTTATCATTACTATTTAGAACGAGCTCGACTACGTCTTCAGACACTCCAATTAGGAACAGTAGGGTCGGTTGCTATTGATAGCAAAAAGCAAAAAGCGGCGGCGACCTCAACTGGTGGAATTGAAATGCAGCTCCCAGGACGAGTTGGAGATTCTCCTTTAATTGGTTTGGGGAATTTTGCTGGGGAATGGGGTGCGGTATCGATGACAGGAGCTGGAGAGGGAATCATAAAATTAGGTTTAGCCCGGAAAATTGCTGATTGGATGGAAGAAATGGATGCTCAAAGTGCTGTTGACCGGGGTATGGCTTTAGCGAAGAAAAATAATGTTGTTTGTGGAGCTATCGCACTTAGCTTGCGAGAAGAGATTGGTATTGGAAACAATGGAGGGAAAATTAGTTTTGCTTACTGGAAGGATGGGATGCAAGAACCACATAGTTATAAGAATAATCAGTGA
- the argB gene encoding acetylglutamate kinase, with protein MKLVLKFSGKNIDPHKSAFLKPVVELWQKGTKLAFVHGGGPQISKFIEKMGKKPSFVQGLRVTDQEDMDLTEMVLSGLLNKALVGMLSQYGVAACGISGRDANLFIAKKHIINRENQLIDIGRVGDINQVNTQLIETLWNNKILPVVSPISSDGNGKSLNVNADWAAAQLAIALRVEKLLLFTDVPGVLSDPSKPDSLIEILSVNDVPLLIQKGIVTGGMIPKLQMIETVLRGGVEEVFIAEGASLKFVDQLFKGKSIPGTRIIR; from the coding sequence ATGAAGTTAGTCTTAAAGTTCAGTGGAAAAAATATTGATCCTCATAAAAGTGCTTTTCTCAAACCAGTGGTGGAATTGTGGCAAAAAGGGACAAAGTTGGCATTCGTTCATGGTGGCGGACCTCAAATAAGCAAATTTATCGAAAAAATGGGAAAAAAGCCATCCTTTGTCCAGGGATTGAGGGTTACCGATCAGGAAGATATGGACCTTACCGAAATGGTGTTGAGTGGATTGCTAAATAAAGCTTTGGTTGGAATGCTTTCACAATATGGGGTAGCTGCCTGTGGAATCAGCGGAAGAGATGCAAATCTTTTCATAGCCAAGAAACATATCATTAATCGTGAAAATCAACTGATTGATATCGGTCGAGTGGGGGATATCAATCAGGTCAATACTCAACTGATAGAAACCTTATGGAACAATAAAATTTTACCCGTTGTTTCTCCAATATCCAGTGATGGGAATGGAAAGAGCCTGAATGTGAATGCCGATTGGGCAGCAGCTCAACTGGCTATTGCCTTACGAGTTGAAAAACTCCTCCTTTTTACCGATGTTCCTGGAGTTCTATCCGATCCATCGAAGCCGGATAGCTTGATTGAAATTTTATCGGTGAATGATGTTCCATTGTTGATTCAAAAAGGGATTGTTACCGGAGGGATGATTCCTAAGCTTCAGATGATTGAAACAGTTCTTCGAGGAGGAGTTGAAGAAGTCTTCATTGCTGAGGGTGCTTCTTTAAAATTCGTCGATCAGCTGTTTAAAGGAAAAAGTATTCCTGGAACTCGGATAATAAGGTAA